One uncultured Tolumonas sp. genomic window carries:
- the nifB gene encoding nitrogenase cofactor biosynthesis protein NifB, whose protein sequence is MTENNSTMRQGCGSQKKGSGCGSSGGAAGFSMAQAEKVAHHPCYSPNAHHKYARMHLAVAPACNVQCNYCNRKYDCANESRPGVVSELLNVEQALQKARAVAAAIPQLSVIGIAGPGDPLANQTRTFDTLEGLRSALPDVKLCVSTNGLALPQSVDSLVELGVDHVTITMNAIDAHVSAQIYDWIYFDGVRYRGREGAQILIDQQIEGMRKLMENGVLVKINSVLIPGVNDLHLAEVSHAIRDMGAFLHNIMPLISKPEHGTYYGLNGQREPTAEEVTQVRERSGAFMPQMAHCQQCRADAVGMLGEDRSQEFNLSALPEQAKDYAPVMQQRTKIQAAIASAGASEDADARLVAVATQQGLVVDQHFGHAKRFHIYSVNSEGVTLVGERHVAQYCHGQTECDDHDDVMTDTLTLLADMDAVFCSRLGLGPWQKLEAAGVQPVVDYAWQPIREALSAWWQLQPKATEVKLHVRGVA, encoded by the coding sequence ATGACCGAGAATAATTCAACAATGCGACAAGGATGTGGCAGCCAGAAAAAAGGTAGCGGATGCGGGAGTTCAGGCGGCGCGGCTGGCTTTTCCATGGCTCAGGCAGAAAAAGTAGCTCATCACCCTTGTTATTCCCCTAATGCTCATCATAAATATGCCCGAATGCATCTGGCCGTGGCGCCAGCTTGTAATGTGCAGTGTAACTACTGCAACCGCAAATATGACTGTGCCAACGAATCCCGTCCCGGTGTGGTGTCTGAACTGCTAAACGTGGAACAGGCATTACAGAAAGCGCGCGCAGTTGCCGCGGCGATCCCGCAGTTATCGGTGATTGGTATTGCCGGCCCTGGCGATCCATTGGCAAATCAAACCCGCACTTTCGACACCCTGGAAGGGCTGCGTTCAGCATTACCGGATGTGAAATTGTGCGTGTCGACCAACGGCTTGGCGTTACCACAGTCGGTTGATTCGCTGGTCGAGCTGGGTGTTGATCATGTCACCATCACCATGAATGCGATTGATGCGCATGTGTCAGCACAAATATATGACTGGATCTATTTCGATGGCGTGCGTTATCGCGGTAGAGAGGGTGCGCAGATCCTGATCGATCAGCAGATCGAAGGTATGCGCAAGCTGATGGAAAATGGCGTATTGGTGAAGATCAATTCGGTGTTAATTCCCGGCGTAAATGATTTGCATCTGGCGGAGGTCAGCCATGCCATTCGTGATATGGGCGCTTTCCTCCATAACATCATGCCATTGATCTCGAAACCGGAACATGGCACCTATTATGGTTTGAATGGTCAACGTGAACCGACCGCTGAAGAAGTGACACAAGTGCGCGAACGCAGTGGCGCTTTTATGCCACAGATGGCGCACTGTCAGCAGTGTCGTGCCGATGCGGTGGGAATGCTGGGTGAAGATCGCAGCCAGGAGTTCAACCTTTCAGCACTGCCAGAGCAGGCAAAAGATTACGCGCCAGTAATGCAGCAACGCACCAAAATTCAGGCGGCGATCGCCAGTGCCGGTGCTTCTGAAGATGCGGATGCGCGTTTGGTTGCTGTGGCGACACAGCAAGGATTGGTGGTTGATCAACATTTTGGTCACGCCAAACGTTTCCATATCTACAGCGTTAACAGTGAAGGCGTTACTTTAGTGGGTGAGCGTCATGTCGCTCAATATTGCCATGGTCAGACAGAATGTGATGATCACGATGATGTCATGACTGACACTCTCACTTTACTAGCGGATATGGATGCGGTGTTCTGCTCCCGCCTCGGTTTAGGCCCATGGCAGAAACTCGAAGCAGCAGGGGTGCAACCGGTAGTCGATTACGCTTGGCAGCCGATCCGTGAAGCATTATCGGCCTGGTGGCAATTACAACCTAAAGCAACCGAGGTGAAACTGCACGTTCGCGGGGTAGCCTGA
- the mscK gene encoding mechanosensitive channel MscK yields the protein MQKQPLFRSLLSGLLLLTSTTLFAAQQQELPTRASLDNKLTSLNKRDTLTVAEKAQKDDIEQTITLLDAIDKEKIKLKDQDQSLTKTPAKLKEFARQLELLQKNDAQDTQALKTEISRLTQTQLDGRLTDLLSQLQSAQSDLGNANSQMTFLQTLPERAQSAMSQDYQRMQDIRNRLSGLKQNGEMTPSLRVKLNTELALLQLQQEQRQKDLDNNTSQQDLYNKQRDFLTAQIAQLNNWVQLLQQQVSNKRLTLTEKTVEESGTTQNDNAQALPSFIQKELKLNQQISQQLIDATQGVNSLVQENIKVKNWLDRTTQTEQNLNEQISVLKGSLLLSKILYQQRQMLPDANLVRGSEEQIADLRLAQFDVNQQRDQLYQRNEYIQKLLEKNKGDALTAEQMATLNEALDGRRELLEQLNKQLGQQLNLSINLQLNQQQLERVSKTLQSTLQQQIFWVSSNKPLDMAWLATLPSALMMQWQAVNISANLNNWLLESLKVFPAILLMLIIAGAMLWKRQAIQSRFEKLAKEVGQLRSDTHSHTPKAILLVFLRTIPGALLIMSGGLALVFSGLSTPLIIGELSFRMALAYMAFGSMRRMLKPDGLAQKHFGHDAQTVAHLRNALRYIWYTLLPLIFVATLGELDPSRLANDVVGQIICLISLLFLSFELFTTVRKRPNNQQTGLWRNITALTFGLVPLILIGLLGFGYYYTALKLSARLIDSFYLVSVWVLLYETSLRGLSVAARRLAYRRALAKRQHQQRTENADGVEVSDDKPITLEQINEQTLRLVTVALTLVFAGAFYWLWSDLVAVIAYLDSITLWHHTVGTDSNAVLEAVSLRDLLGAGVIAMVTYILTRNLPGLLEVLVLSRLQLAQGTSYAITTILSYLLTATGTISTLSIIGMEWNKLQWLVAALSVGLGFGLQEIFANFVSGLIILFERPVRIGDTITVSGFSGTVNKIRIRATTITDFDRKEVIIPNRAFVTERLINWSLSDTITRVVLRIGVSYGSDLELTRRLLLQAAAENPRVMKEPAPSVYFLAFGASTLDHEMRFFVQELGDRNPALDELNRRIDHLFSEHGINIAFNQVEVTLKNIHGDVVNVDTAASAAGAAASATLDAMAAAKAAMEKPDPEQK from the coding sequence ATGCAAAAACAGCCTCTTTTCCGCAGTCTGTTATCCGGACTTCTTCTTCTAACCAGTACAACTCTATTTGCGGCTCAGCAGCAAGAGTTGCCGACTCGCGCTAGTCTCGATAACAAACTCACATCTTTAAACAAACGCGATACGTTGACCGTGGCCGAAAAAGCACAAAAAGACGATATCGAACAAACTATTACGCTGTTAGATGCGATTGATAAAGAAAAGATCAAATTAAAAGATCAGGATCAGTCCCTCACCAAAACCCCAGCAAAACTGAAAGAATTTGCCCGTCAGCTGGAGTTACTGCAAAAGAATGATGCACAAGATACCCAAGCGCTGAAAACCGAAATCAGTCGCCTGACACAAACGCAGTTAGATGGTCGTCTGACCGATCTGTTGAGCCAGTTACAAAGTGCACAAAGTGATTTGGGTAATGCCAACAGCCAAATGACGTTCCTGCAAACCTTACCAGAGCGCGCGCAGTCAGCGATGAGTCAGGATTACCAGCGTATGCAGGATATCCGCAATCGTTTGAGTGGTTTGAAACAGAATGGGGAAATGACCCCTTCACTGCGTGTGAAACTCAATACCGAACTGGCACTGTTGCAATTGCAACAAGAACAACGCCAAAAGGATCTGGATAACAACACCAGCCAGCAAGATCTCTACAATAAACAACGCGATTTTCTGACAGCCCAAATTGCCCAGTTGAATAACTGGGTACAGTTGTTACAACAGCAAGTCAGTAACAAACGCCTGACTCTAACTGAAAAAACTGTAGAAGAAAGTGGCACCACGCAGAATGATAACGCCCAAGCATTACCATCCTTCATTCAAAAAGAACTGAAACTGAACCAACAAATTAGCCAGCAATTAATTGATGCTACCCAAGGCGTAAACTCGCTGGTGCAGGAAAATATCAAAGTTAAAAACTGGCTGGATCGCACCACCCAGACCGAACAAAACCTGAACGAACAGATCTCTGTACTGAAAGGTAGTTTATTGCTGTCGAAGATCCTCTATCAACAACGTCAGATGTTACCCGATGCCAATTTAGTGCGCGGCTCGGAAGAACAGATCGCGGACTTACGTTTGGCACAGTTTGACGTCAACCAGCAACGTGACCAACTGTATCAGCGTAATGAGTACATCCAGAAACTACTGGAAAAAAACAAAGGCGATGCATTAACGGCTGAGCAGATGGCGACATTAAATGAAGCACTGGATGGTCGTCGCGAACTATTGGAACAGTTGAATAAACAACTGGGTCAGCAGTTAAATTTGTCTATTAACTTACAATTGAATCAACAGCAGCTCGAGCGCGTCAGTAAAACGCTGCAATCTACCTTACAGCAGCAAATCTTCTGGGTCAGCAGCAACAAACCGCTTGATATGGCATGGTTGGCGACATTACCAAGCGCGCTCATGATGCAATGGCAAGCGGTGAATATCAGCGCAAATCTGAACAACTGGCTGCTGGAATCACTGAAAGTCTTCCCGGCCATTTTGCTGATGCTGATTATTGCGGGTGCCATGCTCTGGAAACGCCAAGCAATACAGAGTCGTTTTGAAAAGCTGGCAAAAGAAGTCGGCCAGTTACGCAGTGATACGCACAGTCACACTCCTAAAGCGATTTTACTGGTGTTCCTGCGTACCATTCCCGGCGCCCTACTGATCATGAGTGGCGGTCTGGCATTAGTATTCAGTGGCTTATCCACTCCGTTGATCATCGGTGAACTCTCATTCCGTATGGCATTAGCCTACATGGCTTTCGGCTCGATGCGTCGCATGCTGAAACCCGATGGTTTGGCGCAAAAACACTTTGGCCATGATGCTCAGACCGTGGCGCATCTGCGTAATGCACTGCGTTATATTTGGTACACCCTGTTACCGCTGATTTTTGTCGCCACGCTGGGTGAACTAGACCCGTCTCGTTTGGCCAATGACGTGGTTGGGCAAATTATCTGCCTGATCAGCTTGCTGTTTCTGTCATTCGAACTCTTTACTACTGTACGTAAACGCCCGAATAACCAGCAAACCGGCTTGTGGCGTAATATCACGGCCCTGACCTTTGGGCTGGTGCCACTGATCCTGATCGGCCTGTTAGGTTTTGGTTATTACTACACCGCCTTAAAACTCAGTGCGCGTTTGATCGACAGCTTCTATCTGGTTTCAGTCTGGGTGCTGTTGTATGAAACCTCACTGCGCGGATTGTCTGTTGCTGCCCGCCGTCTGGCTTATCGCCGTGCACTGGCAAAACGTCAACATCAACAACGAACAGAAAATGCCGATGGTGTTGAAGTCAGTGATGACAAACCAATCACACTGGAACAGATCAACGAACAAACGCTGCGTCTGGTTACCGTCGCACTGACGTTAGTCTTCGCTGGTGCCTTCTATTGGTTATGGTCCGATCTGGTCGCCGTAATTGCTTATCTGGATAGTATTACGTTGTGGCATCACACCGTGGGCACCGACAGCAATGCCGTGCTGGAAGCAGTGAGCTTGCGTGATCTGTTGGGCGCCGGGGTGATAGCCATGGTGACTTACATCCTGACCCGCAACTTACCCGGTTTGTTGGAAGTGCTGGTTTTATCGCGCCTGCAACTGGCACAAGGCACCTCATATGCCATTACCACGATTTTATCCTATCTGTTAACGGCCACCGGTACTATTTCCACCCTGTCGATCATCGGGATGGAATGGAACAAATTACAGTGGTTAGTTGCCGCGTTATCGGTAGGTCTGGGTTTTGGTTTACAGGAAATTTTCGCCAATTTCGTCTCTGGTTTGATCATTTTGTTTGAACGTCCGGTGCGAATCGGCGACACCATTACTGTGTCAGGGTTTTCCGGTACGGTTAATAAGATCCGCATCCGTGCAACCACTATTACTGACTTTGACCGCAAAGAAGTGATCATTCCAAACCGGGCATTTGTGACTGAACGTCTGATCAACTGGTCATTGAGCGATACGATTACCCGTGTGGTATTACGTATTGGTGTCTCTTACGGCTCCGACCTGGAGTTGACCCGTCGTTTATTGCTGCAAGCCGCTGCCGAAAATCCACGCGTGATGAAAGAACCAGCACCGAGTGTCTATTTCCTCGCGTTTGGCGCTAGCACGCTGGATCATGAAATGCGCTTCTTCGTGCAAGAACTGGGCGATCGTAACCCGGCACTCGATGAGCTGAATCGCCGTATTGATCATCTGTTCTCTGAACATGGGATCAACATTGCATTTAATCAGGTCGAAGTGACCTTAAAAAATATACACGGTGATGTGGTGAATGTGGATACTGCCGCTTCAGCCGCAGGCGCCGCTGCGTCCGCAACATTAGATGCCATGGCCGCCGCAAAAGCAGCCATGGAAAAACCGGACCCAGAACAAAAATAA
- a CDS encoding RsmB/NOP family class I SAM-dependent RNA methyltransferase: MRTYALTPLECGSVQAILSAVLNDKSPVDRATAQEFKAEPMPEAAQIHVIGAVGDILRHLNLLAFLADVSMDQTGIAVQSLICQWHLLRNRQLPNLRASDLCDTKVFEARRELAKAQPALWDGCPEWLEQLGQEQLGEAWPAERAALTHAAKRYIRVNTLKCDETQLQHRLQLEHIDTRAVPGVPGALEVTSNGSLFRTQAFKDGWFEQQDAGSQHIAPFLGVEPGMRVIDACAGTGGKTLHLAALMAGKGRLLAMDVEQWKVDNLRLRARRAGAHNIEPRLIESSKTIKRLKESADRVLLDVPCSGLGVLKRNPDTKWRDTAERLPVLLELQADILRRYSKMVKVGGQLVYATCSLLPAENQQQVTKFLNECDGQFSLIRDQTISPAETGFDGFYMALLQRN; the protein is encoded by the coding sequence ATGCGCACTTATGCCCTAACTCCGCTGGAATGCGGCTCTGTACAAGCTATTCTGTCTGCCGTATTAAATGATAAATCACCAGTTGATCGCGCAACTGCCCAGGAATTTAAAGCAGAACCCATGCCGGAAGCGGCACAGATCCATGTCATTGGCGCAGTCGGTGATATTTTGCGCCACCTCAATCTGTTGGCATTTCTGGCCGATGTCTCAATGGATCAAACCGGTATCGCAGTGCAATCATTGATCTGCCAATGGCACTTGTTGCGTAACCGCCAATTACCGAATTTACGCGCGTCTGATCTGTGTGACACAAAAGTATTTGAAGCTCGTCGTGAATTGGCCAAAGCACAACCTGCCTTGTGGGATGGCTGCCCTGAGTGGCTGGAACAGTTGGGTCAGGAACAACTGGGTGAAGCATGGCCGGCAGAGCGCGCTGCGCTGACGCATGCCGCCAAACGCTATATCCGCGTTAATACATTGAAATGCGATGAAACGCAGCTGCAACATCGCCTGCAACTGGAACATATTGATACCCGTGCCGTACCGGGTGTACCTGGTGCCTTGGAAGTGACGTCCAACGGTTCACTGTTTCGCACTCAAGCCTTTAAAGATGGCTGGTTTGAACAGCAAGATGCCGGCTCACAACATATTGCACCGTTCCTTGGTGTGGAGCCAGGGATGCGCGTTATCGATGCTTGTGCCGGTACCGGTGGCAAAACACTGCATCTGGCAGCATTGATGGCTGGTAAAGGCCGCTTGTTAGCGATGGACGTAGAGCAGTGGAAAGTGGACAACCTGCGTCTGCGTGCGCGTCGAGCTGGTGCGCACAATATCGAACCGCGTTTGATTGAAAGCAGCAAAACCATCAAACGTCTGAAAGAAAGTGCCGATCGTGTATTGTTAGACGTGCCATGCTCCGGCTTAGGTGTTTTAAAACGTAACCCGGATACCAAATGGCGCGACACCGCGGAACGCTTACCGGTATTGCTGGAATTGCAGGCCGACATTCTACGTCGCTACAGCAAAATGGTTAAAGTCGGTGGTCAGCTGGTGTATGCCACCTGCAGCCTGCTACCTGCGGAAAACCAACAGCAGGTGACTAAATTCCTGAATGAATGTGATGGCCAGTTCTCACTGATCCGCGATCAAACCATCAGCCCGGCAGAAACCGGCTTTGATGGTTTTTATATGGCCTTGCTTCAACGCAATTGA
- a CDS encoding 4Fe-4S dicluster domain-containing protein, which translates to MSCTITAKCVGCFSCLEVCPKRAIREQDRVFSISVKRCNECQGHSVGPRCIQICPVEGAIAYESGHPV; encoded by the coding sequence ATGAGTTGTACGATTACAGCAAAGTGTGTGGGATGTTTCAGTTGTCTGGAGGTTTGCCCGAAGCGGGCGATCCGCGAGCAGGATCGGGTCTTTTCGATCTCGGTTAAACGTTGCAACGAGTGTCAGGGACATAGCGTCGGGCCGCGTTGTATCCAGATCTGTCCGGTAGAAGGAGCCATCGCTTATGAATCAGGCCATCCGGTGTGA
- the pykF gene encoding pyruvate kinase PykF: MKKTKIVCTIGPKSEPKAVMAKMIEAGMNVMRLNFSHGDFEEHGGRIKTVREICAETGKKVAILLDTKGPEIRTIKLEGGNDVSLVAGQTFTFTTDKTVVGNTNCVAVTYEGFAKDLKAGNTVLVDDGLIGMEVISTTDTEVVCKVMNNGDLGENKGVNLPGVSIQLPALAEKDKADLVFGCEQGVDFIAASFIRKKEDVLAIREHLKAHGGENIQIISKIENQEGLDNFDEILEVSDGIMVARGDLGVEIPVEEVIFAQKMMIQKCNKARKPVITATQMLDSMIKNPRPTRAEAGDVANAILDGTDAVMLSGESAKGKFPLNAVSIMATICGRTDPVMPSNLSIENANDRKSITEAVCRGAVETTEKLEAPLIVVATEGGKSARAVRKYFPKANILALTSNAKTAQQLVLTKGVTPVLVEKLASTDAFYVQGKEAALASGLAVAGDIVVMVSGALVPSGTTNTASVHKL; the protein is encoded by the coding sequence ATGAAAAAAACCAAGATCGTATGTACTATCGGTCCTAAGTCTGAGCCAAAAGCTGTAATGGCTAAAATGATTGAAGCAGGCATGAACGTAATGCGCCTGAACTTCTCTCACGGTGACTTTGAAGAACATGGTGGTCGTATCAAGACTGTCCGTGAAATCTGTGCTGAAACCGGTAAAAAAGTAGCGATCCTGCTGGATACCAAAGGTCCAGAAATCCGTACTATCAAACTGGAAGGCGGTAACGACGTATCTCTGGTTGCTGGTCAGACTTTCACTTTCACTACAGACAAAACTGTAGTTGGTAACACTAACTGTGTTGCTGTGACTTATGAAGGTTTCGCTAAAGACCTGAAAGCTGGCAACACTGTGCTGGTTGACGACGGTTTGATCGGTATGGAAGTTATCTCTACTACTGACACTGAAGTTGTTTGTAAAGTAATGAACAACGGCGACCTGGGCGAAAACAAAGGTGTTAACCTGCCAGGCGTTTCTATCCAACTGCCAGCACTGGCTGAAAAAGACAAAGCTGACTTGGTATTCGGTTGCGAACAAGGCGTTGACTTCATCGCTGCTTCTTTCATCCGTAAGAAAGAAGACGTTCTGGCTATCCGTGAACACCTGAAAGCTCACGGCGGCGAAAACATCCAGATCATCTCTAAAATCGAAAACCAGGAAGGTCTGGACAACTTCGACGAAATTCTGGAAGTTTCTGACGGTATCATGGTTGCCCGTGGCGACCTGGGTGTAGAAATCCCGGTTGAAGAAGTTATCTTCGCTCAGAAGATGATGATCCAGAAATGTAACAAAGCACGCAAACCAGTTATCACTGCAACTCAGATGCTGGATTCCATGATCAAAAACCCACGTCCAACCCGCGCTGAAGCTGGTGACGTTGCGAACGCGATCCTGGACGGTACCGACGCAGTGATGCTGTCAGGTGAATCAGCTAAGGGTAAATTCCCACTGAACGCTGTTTCTATCATGGCAACTATCTGTGGCCGTACTGACCCAGTTATGCCTTCTAACCTGTCTATCGAAAATGCTAACGATCGTAAGAGCATCACCGAAGCAGTATGCCGTGGCGCAGTAGAAACTACCGAGAAATTGGAAGCTCCTCTGATCGTTGTTGCAACTGAAGGTGGTAAATCAGCTCGTGCAGTTCGTAAATATTTCCCTAAAGCGAACATCCTGGCGCTGACTTCTAACGCTAAAACTGCTCAGCAACTGGTTCTGACCAAAGGTGTTACACCTGTTCTGGTTGAGAAACTGGCTTCTACCGATGCATTCTACGTGCAGGGTAAAGAAGCAGCGCTGGCGTCTGGCCTGGCTGTAGCTGGTGACATCGTGGTTATGGTTTCTGGTGCTCTGGTACCAAGCGGCACCACCAACACTGCATCTGTACACAAGCTGTAA
- a CDS encoding hotdog fold thioesterase, with protein sequence MWQRDFTLASLNAGSVNTLVAHLGIEYTAFGDDYLQATMPVDSRTHQPFGMLHGGASVVLAETLGSVAGNLCVPRTHCCVGLDINANHLRAKRDGLVTGTARPIHLGSTTQVWQINLHDERERLLCTSRLTLAVLSQKKRTVK encoded by the coding sequence ATTTGGCAACGAGATTTTACACTGGCGAGTTTAAATGCCGGTTCGGTAAATACACTGGTCGCTCATCTCGGTATCGAGTACACCGCGTTTGGTGATGACTATCTGCAGGCAACAATGCCGGTTGATAGTCGCACCCATCAACCGTTTGGTATGTTGCATGGCGGTGCGTCTGTTGTACTGGCGGAAACGCTGGGTTCTGTGGCGGGGAATCTGTGTGTACCCCGCACACACTGTTGTGTCGGGCTGGATATCAACGCCAATCACCTGCGCGCAAAGCGCGATGGTCTGGTCACGGGCACTGCACGTCCGATTCATCTGGGGTCAACGACACAAGTTTGGCAGATCAATCTGCACGATGAACGGGAACGCTTGTTATGCACGAGTCGGCTGACATTGGCCGTGCTTTCCCAGAAAAAAAGAACTGTGAAGTAA
- a CDS encoding DEAD/DEAH box helicase codes for MTDTEKLPSFSELGLAAPILKAITAVGYEDPSPIQAASIPPLLEGRDLLGQAQTGTGKTGAFALPILSRLNLTQMDTQVLILAPTRELAIQVAEACQSYAQFIPDFHVLPIYGGSSYDSQLRALRRGAQVVVGTPGRVMDMMRRGKLDLSALKTLVLDEADEMLRMGFIDDVEWVIEQCPLDRQIALFSATMPEQIRRIAHRHLKSPVEIKIASKTSTATNIRQRYWLVSGLHKLDAMTRMLEVEQYDGLLVFVRTKTAAEELTTKLSARGHSCEALHGDIPQKLRERTVEKLKAGQIDILIATDVAARGLDVERITHVVNYDIPYDTESYVHRIGRTGRAGRTGDAILFVAPRERRMLRMIEQATRQPIEPMQMPTAKDINKHRLERFKQQIRETLDSEQDLQPFQQIINEFLEDESTDPLDLCAALAKMVQGDEPLFMNEKEPEPFQRMDDRNDRGGDRFERGGRNDRGGDRFERGDRPERSERRSRAPEGPTSRYKLHVGHEHGVKPGQIVGAIANEAGIDSKFIGHIEIYNDFTTVDLPEGMPAEVMNTLKKARVCQRPLDIELFTGEVPESARRARPSFGDRRPPRADGARNEGRGDRPFKSRSSGDRTDRPQHRDGGAGAGSKFRRDR; via the coding sequence ATGACTGATACTGAAAAATTGCCGAGCTTTAGCGAGCTGGGGTTAGCTGCGCCTATTCTGAAAGCCATAACCGCTGTGGGTTATGAAGATCCATCACCGATCCAAGCTGCTTCAATTCCACCATTGTTGGAAGGTCGTGACCTGTTGGGTCAGGCGCAAACTGGTACAGGTAAAACCGGTGCGTTTGCTCTGCCAATCCTGTCGCGTCTGAATTTAACTCAGATGGATACTCAGGTGCTGATCTTGGCACCAACACGTGAACTGGCTATTCAGGTTGCTGAAGCTTGCCAGAGCTATGCGCAATTTATCCCTGATTTCCATGTACTGCCTATCTATGGTGGTTCATCTTACGATTCACAACTGCGCGCACTGCGCCGTGGTGCCCAAGTTGTTGTGGGTACTCCTGGCCGTGTTATGGACATGATGCGTCGCGGTAAACTGGACCTGTCTGCACTGAAAACATTGGTGCTGGACGAAGCAGACGAAATGTTGCGTATGGGCTTTATCGATGACGTGGAATGGGTTATCGAACAATGTCCATTAGATCGTCAGATCGCGCTGTTCTCTGCCACTATGCCAGAACAGATCCGCCGTATTGCACATCGTCACCTGAAATCCCCAGTGGAAATCAAAATCGCGTCTAAAACCAGCACTGCGACTAACATCCGTCAGCGTTACTGGTTAGTTTCTGGCTTGCATAAGTTGGATGCGATGACTCGTATGTTGGAAGTGGAACAATACGATGGTTTGCTGGTGTTCGTGCGTACTAAAACTGCGGCTGAAGAGTTAACAACTAAACTGTCTGCTCGCGGTCACTCTTGTGAAGCACTGCACGGTGATATCCCGCAGAAACTGCGTGAACGGACTGTAGAAAAACTGAAAGCTGGCCAGATCGACATTCTGATCGCAACTGACGTTGCGGCCCGTGGTCTGGACGTAGAGCGTATTACTCACGTTGTGAACTACGATATTCCTTACGATACAGAGTCTTACGTTCACCGTATCGGCCGTACTGGTCGTGCGGGTCGTACTGGTGATGCGATTCTGTTTGTTGCGCCACGTGAACGTCGTATGTTGCGCATGATTGAACAGGCTACCCGCCAACCAATCGAGCCAATGCAGATGCCAACGGCGAAAGATATCAACAAACATCGTTTGGAACGCTTTAAACAGCAGATCCGTGAAACGCTGGATTCTGAGCAAGATTTGCAACCATTCCAACAGATCATCAATGAGTTCCTGGAAGACGAAAGCACTGATCCATTAGATTTGTGTGCGGCGCTGGCGAAAATGGTACAGGGTGATGAGCCACTGTTCATGAACGAAAAAGAGCCAGAACCATTCCAACGTATGGACGACCGTAATGATCGTGGTGGTGACCGTTTTGAACGCGGTGGCCGTAATGATCGTGGCGGTGACCGCTTTGAACGTGGTGACCGTCCTGAGCGCAGCGAACGTCGTTCACGTGCGCCGGAAGGCCCAACTTCGCGTTACAAACTGCATGTTGGTCATGAACATGGCGTGAAACCAGGCCAAATCGTGGGCGCTATTGCTAACGAAGCCGGTATCGACAGCAAGTTCATTGGTCATATCGAAATTTATAACGATTTCACTACTGTTGACCTGCCAGAAGGTATGCCTGCAGAAGTCATGAACACATTGAAGAAAGCGCGCGTTTGTCAGCGTCCGCTGGATATCGAATTGTTCACCGGTGAAGTGCCAGAGTCTGCTCGTCGTGCCCGTCCATCATTCGGTGATCGTCGTCCACCTCGCGCTGATGGCGCTCGCAACGAAGGTCGTGGTGACCGTCCGTTCAAGAGCCGTTCTTCTGGCGACCGCACTGATCGTCCGCAACACCGTGATGGTGGCGCAGGCGCCGGTAGCAAGTTCCGCCGCGATCGTTAA
- the pdxH gene encoding pyridoxamine 5'-phosphate oxidase has product MDIADLRREYLKGGLHREDLPVDPMVLFEKWLRQACDAKLSDPTAMSVATVDANGQPFQRIVLLKHYDADGFVFYTNLGSRKAQQIKVNNHVSLLFPWHTLERQIHITGVAEQLSPLEVIKYFHSRPKDSQIAAWVSQQSSRISARSMLESKFMEMRSKFANGEVPVPSFWGGYRIRFDSIEFWQGGAHRLHDRFLYQRQGDFWHIDRLAP; this is encoded by the coding sequence ATGGATATTGCGGATTTACGTCGTGAATACCTGAAAGGCGGATTGCACCGCGAAGATTTGCCTGTGGATCCGATGGTTTTGTTTGAAAAATGGCTGCGTCAGGCTTGTGACGCTAAGCTGAGTGATCCGACTGCGATGAGCGTGGCGACAGTCGATGCAAACGGCCAGCCTTTTCAACGGATAGTGTTATTGAAGCATTATGATGCCGATGGTTTTGTGTTTTATACCAATCTGGGTAGCCGTAAGGCACAGCAGATCAAGGTGAATAACCATGTCAGCTTATTGTTCCCCTGGCACACGCTGGAACGCCAGATCCATATCACCGGTGTCGCGGAACAGTTATCGCCATTGGAAGTTATCAAGTATTTCCATTCCCGCCCGAAAGACAGCCAGATCGCCGCATGGGTCAGCCAGCAATCCAGCCGGATTTCTGCCCGTAGTATGCTGGAAAGTAAATTTATGGAAATGCGTTCAAAATTTGCGAATGGTGAAGTTCCGGTTCCGAGTTTCTGGGGCGGTTATCGCATCCGTTTTGATAGCATTGAATTTTGGCAAGGTGGTGCTCATCGGTTGCATGACCGGTTCTTGTATCAGCGGCAGGGTGATTTCTGGCATATTGACCGTCTGGCACCGTAA